From Phycisphaerae bacterium:
CCGCAACTCGCGACCACATCCGACATGTCCGGCCGGACGTGCTCGTTTTTGTCCGATTCCGTTTGCCCCCAATCCTTCTACACGTCGCATGCTGTGGGATGGGCTGTTGATCGCGTTGGAATCCGGGCTGCGAGCGGGAAATGGGCCGAAGTCGAAAAATGCCGCCCCCGTTCAGTGAGAAGTACGTCATCACGCTGGTGCCGAAGGGAGAGCGCGTGAAAACGAATTCGCCAATGGGGCATTGTGAAAAGGGACTGTCGCGACAGCGAGTTGTACTCCCTCATCGGCTCGTCGCTTCGCCTTCATCTTTGTTTTTCCTCAACTTCGCCATCGCTTCTTGAGCTGGGCATCGATGTGACTGCGGCCGCCAGGCGGGAGCTCGTCGTCGACGAATCCCGGTGGGCTGTCTGAGCGTTTCTCGAGCAGCGCCAGGGCTTTCTTGGGGAGGAACCGCGTGAGCTGAGCGATGCTGTGGGCATCGCCGGCGGGGTACCTCGTGCGGTAATAGCGGAGCGGGAAGTAGATGTAGAGCCAGTCCTTGGCGCGGGTAAGGGCAACGTAAAACAGGCGTCGTTCCTCGTCGATCTGCGATTCGTCTCTTGTGGCCATGTCCGACGGGATCATTCCGTCGGCGGCGTGGATGATATGGACCGACGTCCACTCGCATCCCTTGGCCGAGTGCATCGTGCTGAGGATCAAGTAGTCGTCATCCAGGCACGGTGGCCCGGCCAGATCGGCCGTCGAGTTCGGCGGGTCGAGCGTCAGGTCGGCTACGAACCGCCGTCGCGAGCGGAAGCGCCCGGCGATTTGTTCGAGCTGTTCGATGTCCCGGATCCGGATCTGCCAGTTGTCGTAGATGGTTTTGAAGATCGGCTCATAGTACTCTCTGAGCCGCTGGATCTGGACCGCCAGTGTCGGGGCGCTGCCGGTGGCGACGATGCTCTGGGCCTCGTCGGATTCTTCGTCGACATTCACGACGCCATAGCAGGCCTTTAATGCCTCGCGCAGGTCGGCGATCGACTTTTTCGAGTCCGGCGGCACCTTGAGATTGTATGACCAGAAACGGCTTAATGGCGAGCCCATTTCGCCGGACGCTTCCTGCTCATCTCCCTGGGCGGGCGACTGTCGCCGGACACCCAACTGCTGCATCACCCGCCGCGCCGACTGCGGCCCCATGCCTCGCATCATGCACAGAATGCGGAACCAACTTATTTCGTCGTGAGGGTTCTCCAGCACCCGAAGGAAAGCCAGCATGTCCTTGATGTGGGCCGACTCGATGAATTTCAGGCCGCCGAACTTGCGGAACGGGATCCGCCGCTGCATCAATTCGACTTCCAGGGCGTCGCTGTGGTGGCCCGCGCGAAACAGGACGGCCTGCTGCCGCAGCGGAACGCCCTGTTCGAGGTGTTCGAGGATCCGCTCGCAGACCAACCGGGACTGCTCGTCTTCATCCATGCAGTAATACAGCACCGGCCGTCGCTCGGCCGTTCGGGTTGACCATAAGTTCTTGGTGTAGCGCTCCCTGGCCGGTTCCATCACCGCGTTGGACAGATCGAGGATGGGTTGGATGCTGCGGTAGTTCTGCTCCAGTGCGATGATCCGCGTCCCGGGGAATCGCTGCGGGAAATCGAGGATGTTGCGGATCGTGGCCGCCCGAAAAGAATAGATCGACTGGGCATCATCGCCGACCACGCAAATATTGTTGTTCCGCCGCCGCATGCCGACCAGGATGTCGGCCTGCACGACATTGGTGTCCTGGTACTCGTCGACGAGGATGTGGTCGAATCGTCCGGCGACCCTTTCGCCGACGCCCGGCACGTCACACATCAGTTTCCAGTGCAGGAGCAGGTCGTCGTAGTCCATCAGGTTGTTGGCTCGCTTGCGGTCGACGTAGAGATCGAAGATCGCGATCAGCTCTTTCTCGAACTCGCGGCACCAGGGGAAATGCAGATCCAGGACGTCGACCAGTTTGTCCTGAGAGTTGACCGTCCGCGAGTAGATGGCGACGATCGTGTTCTTGTTGGGAAACCGCTTTTTCTCCTTGGCGGCGCCGAGTTCGTTGCGGATGAGGCTCATCATGTCGGCGGCGTCGCCCTGGTCCATGACGGTAAAACCGTCAGGCAGGCCGAGAGCGCGGCCGTAGATTCGCAGCAGGCGGTTGGACACGGCGTGGAAAGTCCCGCCCCACACGCGGCTCGAGACCTTCAGGCCCGTCTGTTGGTCGGCCCGGGAGATCATCTCCAAGGCCGCTCGGCGGGTGAACGTCAGCAGCAAGATCCGCTCCGGCGAAACGCCGCGATGCAAAAGCTCGGCCACGCGGCTGGCCAGCGTTCGCGTCTTGCCCGTACCCGCGCCGGCGATGATCAGCAGCGGGCCGTCGCCATGCTTGACGGCTTCTCGCTGCTGCTCGTT
This genomic window contains:
- a CDS encoding ATP-dependent helicase codes for the protein MSEPWLEGLNEQQREAVKHGDGPLLIIAGAGTGKTRTLASRVAELLHRGVSPERILLLTFTRRAALEMISRADQQTGLKVSSRVWGGTFHAVSNRLLRIYGRALGLPDGFTVMDQGDAADMMSLIRNELGAAKEKKRFPNKNTIVAIYSRTVNSQDKLVDVLDLHFPWCREFEKELIAIFDLYVDRKRANNLMDYDDLLLHWKLMCDVPGVGERVAGRFDHILVDEYQDTNVVQADILVGMRRRNNNICVVGDDAQSIYSFRAATIRNILDFPQRFPGTRIIALEQNYRSIQPILDLSNAVMEPARERYTKNLWSTRTAERRPVLYYCMDEDEQSRLVCERILEHLEQGVPLRQQAVLFRAGHHSDALEVELMQRRIPFRKFGGLKFIESAHIKDMLAFLRVLENPHDEISWFRILCMMRGMGPQSARRVMQQLGVRRQSPAQGDEQEASGEMGSPLSRFWSYNLKVPPDSKKSIADLREALKACYGVVNVDEESDEAQSIVATGSAPTLAVQIQRLREYYEPIFKTIYDNWQIRIRDIEQLEQIAGRFRSRRRFVADLTLDPPNSTADLAGPPCLDDDYLILSTMHSAKGCEWTSVHIIHAADGMIPSDMATRDESQIDEERRLFYVALTRAKDWLYIYFPLRYYRTRYPAGDAHSIAQLTRFLPKKALALLEKRSDSPPGFVDDELPPGGRSHIDAQLKKRWRS